The Pan paniscus chromosome 1, NHGRI_mPanPan1-v2.0_pri, whole genome shotgun sequence genome has a segment encoding these proteins:
- the OLFML3 gene encoding olfactomedin-like protein 3, which produces MGPSTPLLILFLLSWSGPLQGQQHHLVEYMERRLAALEERLAQCQDQSSRHAAELRDFKNKMLPLLEVAEKEREALRTEADTISGRVDRLEREVDYLETQNPALPCVEFDEKVTGGPGTKGKGRRNEKYDMVTDCGYTISQVRSMKILKRFGGPAGLWTKDPLGQTEKIYVLDGTQNDTAFVFPRLRDFTLAMAARKASRVRVPFPWVGTGQLVYGGFLYFARRPPGRPGGGGDMENTLQLIKFHLANRTVVDSSVFPAEGLIPPYGLTADTYIDLAADEEGLWAVYATREDDRHLCLAKLDPQTLDTEQQWDTPCPRENAEAAFVICGTLYVVYNTRPASRARIQCSFDASGTLTPERAALPYFPRRYGAHASLRYNPRERQLYAWDDGYQIVYKLEMRKKEEEV; this is translated from the exons ATGGGGCCCAGCACCCCTCTCCTCATCTTGTTCCTTTTGTCATGGTCGGGACCCCTCCAAGGACAGCAGCACCACCTTGTGGAGTACATGGAACGCCGACTAGCTGCTTTAGAG GAACGGCTGGCCCAATGCCAGGACCAGAGTAGTCGGCATGCTGCTGAGCTGCGGGACTTCAAGAACAAGATGCTGCCACTGCTGGAGGTGGCAGAGAAGGAGCGGGAGGCACTCAGAACTGAGGCCGACACCATCTCCGGGAGAGTGGATCGTCTGGAGCGGGAGGTAGACTATCTGGAGACCCAGAACCCAGCTCTGCCCTGTGTAGAGTTTGATGAGAAGGTGACTGGAGGCCCTGGGACCAAAGGCAAGGGAAGAAGGAATGAGAAGTACGATATGGTGACAG ACTGTGGCTACACAATCTCTCAAGTGAGATCAATGAAGATTCTGAAGCGATTTGGTGGCCCGGCTGGTCTATGGACCAAGGATCCACTGGGGCAAACAGAGAAGATCTACGTGTTAGATGGGACACAGAATGACACAGCCTTTGTCTTCCCAAGGCTGCGTGACTTCACCCTTGCCATGGCTGCCCGGAAAGCTTCCCGAGTCCGAGTGCCCTTCCCCTGGGTAGGCACAGGGCAGCTGGTATATGGTGGCTTTCTTTATTTTGCTCGGAGGCCTCCTGGAAGACCTGGTGGAGGTGGTGACATGGAGAACACTTTGCAGCTAATCAAATTCCACCTGGCAAACCGAACAGTGGTGGACAGCTCAGTATTCCCAGCAGAGGGGCTGATCCCCCCCTACGGCTTGACAGCAGACACCTACATCGACCTGGCAGCTGATGAGGAAGGTCTTTGGGCTGTCTATGCCACCCGGGAGGATGACAGGCACTTGTGTCTGGCCAAGTTAGATCCACAGACACTGGACACAGAGCAGCAGTGGGACACACCATGCCCCAGAGAGAATGCTGAGGCTGCCTTTGTCATCTGTGGAACCCTCTATGTCGTCTATAACACCCGTCCTGCCAGTCGGGCCCGCATCCAGTGCTCCTTTGATGCCAGCGGCACCCTGACCCCTGAACGGGCAGCACTCCCTTATTTTCCCCGCAGATATGGTGCCCATGCCAGCCTCCGCTATAACCCCCGAGAACGCCAGCTCTATGCCTGGGATGATGGCTACCAGATTGTCTATAAGCTGGAgatgaggaagaaagaggaggaggtttGA